Genomic window (uncultured Fibrobacter sp.):
ATTTTTCGATGAGGTGCGCCGCGGCTTTGGCCGTGCCGCCTGTCGCAAGCAGGTCGTCGATGATGACTACTTTCTGGCCGGGCTTTATGGCATCCTTGTGAACTTCTATGCTTGCCTGCCCGTATTCCAAATCGTAGGTAATGCCGACGGTTTCGCGGGGGAGCTTTCCCTTCTTGCGCACGGGCACGAACGGCTTGTGGAAATGCTCGGCGAGCGAGACCCCGAACAGGAATCCGCGTGCCTCCAGCCCGGCGACCAAGTCAAATTCCACGTTCTCTAGCGCCTTGTAGAGGGCGTTGAGCGTGAGCTTGAGTCCGTCGGCATCGTTCAAAATTCCCGTGATGTCGCGGAACAAAATTCCCGGCTGCGGAAAATCCGGAACAGAGATAATAAAGTCTTCGATACGTTTCATTTGCTCCCCTAATCTTTAGATTCTTCTCCCTAGCCTCTAGATCCTAGATTCTAATCCCTTCCCAAAATCTCCTCCACCTTCGCAATAATCCTGTCCCTTTCCCCACACCAGTTGGGGGCGAGGAGCATATCGCTCGGGCTTTCTCCGCTGAATCGCTCGATAGCGGTATCTGGCCCGATAATCTTGATCATTTCGGCGACGGCGGCGCAGTATTCTTCAAAATCCAGCAGCTTGATTTCGCCGGCGGAGAAGTCCTGCGCCATCACGGTGCCCGCGACAATGTGCAGCGGGTGAATTTTCACGGCGGCAAGTTTCAAATCGCGAACCACTTCGGCGGTGCGTTTGAAATCATTCATGGTTTCGCCAGGGAGCCCGACAATCACGTGCGTGGTGACGGTGAGGTTTGCCGCTTGGCAGCGCTTGACCGCATCTTCGAACTCGGCGAGGGTATGCCTGCGGTTGATGGCGGCTAGCGTCAGGTCGTTGGCGGTCTGGAGGCCGATTTCTACGATGATGGGCTTTATGCGGTTCATCTCCGCGAGGTATGCGATTTTCTCGTCTTCGAGGCAGTCCGGGCGCGTACCGATGGCAAGTCCGGCGATTTCTTCGTGCTTTATGATCGGGTCGATAATCCCCTTCAGGTGCTCGAGCGGCGCGTGCGTGTTCGTGTACGGCTGCAAGTAGGCGAGGATGCCCGCATGCGGGTACTTATCGCGTAGGCGCGGCACGAATGTCTCGAGCTGCTCCTGGATGGAAACCTTCGCCTGGTCGAACACCGGGCTGAAACTGCGGTTGTTGCAGTAGCTGCAACCCGAGAATCCCTTGGTACCGTCGAGGTTCGGGCAACTCATGCCTCCGTTTAGCGGGAGCTTGCGCACCTTGAGGTAGTTCGGGAAAATCTTGAGCAGTAAATCGCGGTAGGGAGTGTAGTGCATATTGAGAAAGATAGTTATAGACGATAGGCGAGAGACGAAAGACGAGAGGGAAAATAAGCGATACTTTGTGCTTTTATGCTGCTTTTTTGCTATTTTACAAGAAAAGAGGATTTTTCATGCCTTATTGTCAGAAATGCGGGACTGAGCTTGCCGAGGATGGACGCTTCTGCCCGAAATGTGGCTTGGCTCGGTCAATGAATTCCGAGTCTTATACGGACATTCGTTTGGAAGAGTTTCACACCGGTAAAAGGGTGAACCAAGTTGCCTATGTACTCATGGCTGCCCTCCTGGGCTGTTTCGGCATCCACAAGTTTTATGCTGGGAAAATCGGGATGGGAATCCTGTATCTTTTGTTCTGCTGGACGTTTATTCCTGGGGTGCTGGGTATTATCGAGGCTATTCTTGGCGCTACCCGGAAGGCGGATGCGAACGGTTACATTTATTTTGACTAGCGTGTTCGTTGCGCTGTCCCGACATTGATACAATTGATACACTTTGGTCAAGAATGAGAAATGCATTCTTCCCGTTTGGCTCAGTTTTATTTATTATCCATGTAGAATGAAATTAAAATGGGACGCCTATGAAAACGAAACTTTCAAGATTGATTGTCTTAGCTTTAGCCCTGGTTGCTGCTCCGCTGTTGGCGCAGAACCTCTTGACCAACGGTGACTTGTCGTACGGTGACGGGGGGTGGTACCTTTGGAACAATCCCGCCGGCCCGGCTGAGGTGCAGACCAAGATAGGGGAGATGGGTCTCGGTGTCGACGCTTCCGAAGGCGCGAAAGTGGTTGTGACGAAACTTCCCAAGGACTGGTGGGGGCTGCAACTCCAGCCGCCCAAGTGGCTTGCTCCCGATACCGGCTACTATACGCTCACCTTCAAGGCGAAGGGCAACATGCCCATCAACGCCGTGGTGCAGGGCGGGCCTCCCGATTATCGCCAAAAAGAGAGCGGCAGTTTCCAGCTGACCGACAAGTGGAAGACGTTCTCGATGACGTTCCTTGCCGACCAGAAAGGGTATGGTTTGAATAACGTAACGTTCCATGTCGGGCTCCAGAAGGGCTGGATGCAGATTGATGACGTGGAAATCGAGAAGGCCGAGTCCATGGATTCCGAATGGTATTCCAAGGCGAATTCCCGTATCGAGTGGCTGCGCAAGCAGGACTTTTCCGTGGAGGCCAAGCCGGGCGAGAAGGTCAGCGTGAAGCTTGTTCGCCATGCGTTCCCGTTCGGCACCGCGCTCAACATCCATACCGACAACCCGCGCGACAGTATCGAAAATTGGTACAAGGCCGAGGCCAAGAAGCTCTTCTGGTACGCCGTGAGCGAAAACCAGTTCAAGTGGCCTGAGTACGAGCCCAAGAAGGGCAAGCTCCGCAAGGACGAGATGTACCGCTACGTGAAGTTCACCCAGGCGAACGGCTGGAAACTGCGCGGCCACGCCATCATGTGGGCGCACCAGGGCTACGATTACGACAAACATTACTCCAATCCCAAATCGGCCAAGCAGTGCGGCGACCTCGCGAAGTACCTCAAGGCCCGCATCGAGCGCGACCTGACGGAATACAAGGGCAAGATTACGGAATACGACGTGTGGAACGAGCCGCTCCACGAGGCCTACGCCTTCAACACGTGTGGCTGGGGCATTCTCGACAGCGCGTTCATTTGGGCGCACCGCGTCGATCCTACGGCCAAGCTCTACATCAACGACTACAACGTCGTCGCGGCGGGGGAGACCGACCGCTATGTGGACCTGGTCAAGGGAATGCTCGACCGCAAGGTGCCCGTCCACGGCATCGGTGTGCAGTGCCATTTCGGGCTGCGTCCCGTGGTGCCGGGCCTCATCAAGGAACGTTTGGACAAACTTGCCACGCTCGGACTGCCTATCAAGGTGACAGAGTTCGACGTGGGCGACTGGCAGGTCGGCATGAACGAGTCCGAGGAGGTGCAGGCCGAGAAGTTCGAAACCTTTATTCGCACGGCGTTTAGCCATCCGGCTGTACACGGCATTGTGCTGTGGGGCTTCTGGGATAACCGCCACTGGGTCAAGAACGGCGGCATCGTCGCCGCTGACGGCCGTGAAAAGCCCGCCGCAAAGCGCGTCTACGACTTGTGGCACAAGGAATGGACAACGGATACTACCGCCACGGCCGGTCCGGACGGCATGGCGAAGTTCCACGGGTTCAAGGGCCGCTACAAGGTAACGGTCGGCGACAAGAGCTTCGACAAGGATGTCTGGTAAGGGGCGATTTGCTATTTTCTCTTGCATGAAACAACTCCCCGGAATCCTCTTCATTCTCGCGGCGCCGCTGTCTGTATGGCTCTATATCAAGGTTCAGGCGGTGTCCGGTTCCGAGATTCTCGCTTTGCTTGCTGCTGTCGGTCTGTATGTGCTGGCGGCGGTTTGCATCGGGTTTGTGTTTTCGCGTCGGTCCGACCTGAATGGGCGGTCCAGTCAAAAGTGTGACAAAAAACACACTGAATCGTGACGAAAGACACCTCTCTATGTTTTTTTGTTTAACTTAATCTTACACGACTATGTCTATTGAAGAACGCTCCTCCCTAGTTTTTGTCTCTGGCGTTGGCCGTATCAAAGAAGAAAAACCCAAGGCCGAACGCCCCCAAGGTGATGGAATTGTCCGCATCATGCTGAAGCGTCTTGGCGGTGGCAAAATGGCGAGTATCGTTTCGGGTGTCCCTCTGGACGAATCCGAGTTGAAGGACTTGGCTCGCACCCTGAAACAGAAATGCGGTGTCGGTGGAGCCGTGAAAGACTTCAATATCGAAATTCAGGGCGACAAGCGTGCCGTCCTCAAGGCCGAACTCGAAAAACGCGGCTTTACCGTCAAAATTTCGGGCGGCTAGACCCCAAAAAGTTGATGTAAATCATACTCTGCGCCTTTTTTCTCCAAAAGGTGTGTTTTAGCTTACTTTTCAAAAACGCTAAATCAAAAGTTTACATAGATTACTATTATTGGTTCATTACTCAGTCAGGGGTATATATGTTTAAAAAGTCTCTTTGCGTGGCCTTTTTGGGATTCCTATTGGTTCCCACAATGGCTTTTTCTGATTCCACTGCAGGTAAAGTCCGTTCCAAGCTAGGCGATGTCAATCGCCAGAAGGAAAATCAACAAACATGGAAACCCCTTTCTGTCGGGGCTAGCGTGTACATGTCCGACCGTGTGCGTACGGGGACAGAGTCCGAAGTGATCTTCGGCCTGCCGGACGGGAGTGTCGTTAGCATTGCCGAAAATGCAGAAATGGTGATTGCCGACCTTTTCGAAAAGGATGGCGTTTTCAGGACAAAATTGGATATTAAGAAGGGCCATGTCGGCTTCGATGTCAAGAAGCTTTCGGAGAAGTCCTCGTTCGAGTTCAAAACCGGTACGGCGACCGCTGCGATTCGCGGTACAAAGGGCTTTATCGGCGGCGAAAAGGGCTTTGTCGGTAGCTTGAAGGAAGGTAAGCTTGAGATTACCTCGACGAAGAGCGGCCGGAAATTCTCGATCGGCGCCGGTGAAACGGCCTTGGGTCGTGATTCTCTCGTTGTGCTCAAACTTGCAACTTCCGGTAGCCCCTCTCTGGCCAAGGCTTTGGCCAAGGTAACCGAAGACTCGACGCTTTCTATCGACCAGATTGTCGAGGCGGCCAAAGTGGCCGATTCTACGGTCGCTGCCAAGGAAAACGCGCCGCTTGACGAAGAATCCATGAAGGTTTCTTCCGTTTCGTCGGTAGTTTGTTCGGGTGGCCTCCAGATTGAAGGTTCCTACCGTACGGCGGTTTCTACCGCTTCCCTTGTTGTGAAGGCCGGAACGTATGTTTCTGAGAACCTGGCCACATCGACCGACGGGAAGACGCATACTTTCTCTGTCAGCGTTCCTGTTACCGATGAAAACAAACTTTGGACGCTTACTTCTGCTGACGTTGTCTTGACTGCCGGCGAAAAGGTTGTTACCGAGACGGTCTCCTATACGGCCGACAAGAGCTGTGCCGAGGTGAATACGCGCCCCGCACAGATCCGCTTCAGTAGCTATGATTCCCTCCGTTGTGTCGCGAATGTGGCCGTTTCCGGCCTCGAGGACGATGCCGCCATATTCTCCGTGGATGTGGACGGAACTCCGAAAACGCACGAATCTTTGACCCGTAACGCCTTGAAACGCGCCAAACTCTCCGAAGGGGTTCACGAATACGTGTTCTCCGCAGTGGATATGGCGAAAAACAAGGTTGAACTGAATAAAAAGCTGGGCTGTTTCCCGCCGCGGAAGTTCAATGTCCAGATTCTCGGCAAAAAACGCGAAGTTGTGTCGAACCCGCCAGGGACTCCGAAGGGGTATG
Coding sequences:
- a CDS encoding adenine phosphoribosyltransferase — translated: MKRIEDFIISVPDFPQPGILFRDITGILNDADGLKLTLNALYKALENVEFDLVAGLEARGFLFGVSLAEHFHKPFVPVRKKGKLPRETVGITYDLEYGQASIEVHKDAIKPGQKVVIIDDLLATGGTAKAAAHLIEKLGGKVELLLFVIELFDLHGRDVLKGYNIETLTKFPGH
- a CDS encoding endo-1,4-beta-xylanase, translated to MKTKLSRLIVLALALVAAPLLAQNLLTNGDLSYGDGGWYLWNNPAGPAEVQTKIGEMGLGVDASEGAKVVVTKLPKDWWGLQLQPPKWLAPDTGYYTLTFKAKGNMPINAVVQGGPPDYRQKESGSFQLTDKWKTFSMTFLADQKGYGLNNVTFHVGLQKGWMQIDDVEIEKAESMDSEWYSKANSRIEWLRKQDFSVEAKPGEKVSVKLVRHAFPFGTALNIHTDNPRDSIENWYKAEAKKLFWYAVSENQFKWPEYEPKKGKLRKDEMYRYVKFTQANGWKLRGHAIMWAHQGYDYDKHYSNPKSAKQCGDLAKYLKARIERDLTEYKGKITEYDVWNEPLHEAYAFNTCGWGILDSAFIWAHRVDPTAKLYINDYNVVAAGETDRYVDLVKGMLDRKVPVHGIGVQCHFGLRPVVPGLIKERLDKLATLGLPIKVTEFDVGDWQVGMNESEEVQAEKFETFIRTAFSHPAVHGIVLWGFWDNRHWVKNGGIVAADGREKPAAKRVYDLWHKEWTTDTTATAGPDGMAKFHGFKGRYKVTVGDKSFDKDVW
- a CDS encoding stress response translation initiation inhibitor YciH (involved in start site selection during the initiation of translation) translates to MSIEERSSLVFVSGVGRIKEEKPKAERPQGDGIVRIMLKRLGGGKMASIVSGVPLDESELKDLARTLKQKCGVGGAVKDFNIEIQGDKRAVLKAELEKRGFTVKISGG
- a CDS encoding FecR family protein, which produces MFKKSLCVAFLGFLLVPTMAFSDSTAGKVRSKLGDVNRQKENQQTWKPLSVGASVYMSDRVRTGTESEVIFGLPDGSVVSIAENAEMVIADLFEKDGVFRTKLDIKKGHVGFDVKKLSEKSSFEFKTGTATAAIRGTKGFIGGEKGFVGSLKEGKLEITSTKSGRKFSIGAGETALGRDSLVVLKLATSGSPSLAKALAKVTEDSTLSIDQIVEAAKVADSTVAAKENAPLDEESMKVSSVSSVVCSGGLQIEGSYRTAVSTASLVVKAGTYVSENLATSTDGKTHTFSVSVPVTDENKLWTLTSADVVLTAGEKVVTETVSYTADKSCAEVNTRPAQIRFSSYDSLRCVANVAVSGLEDDAAIFSVDVDGTPKTHESLTRNALKRAKLSEGVHEYVFSAVDMAKNKVELNKKLGCFPPRKFNVQILGKKREVVSNPPGTPKGYDKIVKTVQFTVRVPGGDPSVLYKVVVKQNSRIILEESLNQIQALDYQVPVELVRKGVNKIEVEVTHKSGYIVKAQKVYEVF
- a CDS encoding TM2 domain-containing protein, translating into MPYCQKCGTELAEDGRFCPKCGLARSMNSESYTDIRLEEFHTGKRVNQVAYVLMAALLGCFGIHKFYAGKIGMGILYLLFCWTFIPGVLGIIEAILGATRKADANGYIYFD
- a CDS encoding TIGR01212 family radical SAM protein (This family includes YhcC from E. coli K-12, an uncharacterized radical SAM protein.), with the protein product MHYTPYRDLLLKIFPNYLKVRKLPLNGGMSCPNLDGTKGFSGCSYCNNRSFSPVFDQAKVSIQEQLETFVPRLRDKYPHAGILAYLQPYTNTHAPLEHLKGIIDPIIKHEEIAGLAIGTRPDCLEDEKIAYLAEMNRIKPIIVEIGLQTANDLTLAAINRRHTLAEFEDAVKRCQAANLTVTTHVIVGLPGETMNDFKRTAEVVRDLKLAAVKIHPLHIVAGTVMAQDFSAGEIKLLDFEEYCAAVAEMIKIIGPDTAIERFSGESPSDMLLAPNWCGERDRIIAKVEEILGRD